One window of the Bacteroidota bacterium genome contains the following:
- a CDS encoding DUF721 domain-containing protein, whose protein sequence is MSDSGFKSLGEAMGGLIDQLGIKRKLDEATAIETWYQIAGPTINEVTESVWVERKKLLVKVSSSVWRQELHLQRRAWLQRLNEKAGANVVQEIIFR, encoded by the coding sequence ATGTCTGATAGCGGATTCAAGTCTCTGGGCGAAGCGATGGGTGGCCTGATAGACCAGTTGGGTATCAAGCGAAAACTGGATGAGGCTACAGCCATCGAGACCTGGTACCAGATAGCCGGCCCGACAATCAATGAGGTAACGGAGTCTGTCTGGGTCGAACGAAAAAAGCTTCTTGTCAAAGTCTCCTCATCCGTATGGCGACAGGAACTACACCTCCAACGCCGGGCGTGGCTTCAACGGTTAAACGAAAAAGCCGGGGCTAATGTTGTACAGGAAATAATCTTCAGATAG